A genome region from candidate division KSB1 bacterium includes the following:
- a CDS encoding STAS domain-containing protein, producing MEIKEQLHDDVVVLKLSGEMMGGPDATALNDKLHELIESGNLKVVVDLSLVSWVNSSGLGILIGALTTIRNAGGELVIASVTDRIQRLLQITKLDKVFDIYDVVESAVAAF from the coding sequence ATGGAAATTAAAGAACAGTTACATGATGATGTTGTTGTTTTAAAGTTGTCCGGTGAGATGATGGGAGGACCGGATGCGACAGCCCTGAATGACAAACTGCACGAGTTGATCGAATCCGGTAACCTCAAGGTGGTTGTGGATTTGTCTTTAGTGAGCTGGGTTAACAGTTCCGGTCTGGGCATTCTTATCGGCGCGTTGACCACGATCCGCAATGCAGGCGGTGAACTTGTAATCGCATCGGTTACGGATCGTATCCAGCGGCTTTTACAGATTACAAAACTGGACAAGGTGTTTGATATCTATGATGTGGTAGAGTCTGCGGTCGCTGCGTTTTAG
- the secF gene encoding protein translocase subunit SecF yields the protein MQFFQNLKIDLIGKRNIAYVVSGVLILIGLISLVIQGGPRYGIDFTGGTSLHLAFEKSISAEQIRESLTDIGLADAEIKQMGTAEENEIMIRVEQQHEGAETAGLVETELGNDLSDNPYEIISVQEVGPKIGGELRRAAIMAVLISLLGILIYISWRFEFKFAVGAVAALFHDVLITLGIFSLLNLEISLAVVAAFLTIVGYSLNDTIVVYDRIRENMKTLRRETFPNLVNISLNQTISRTVITSVTTLFVLLVLFLFGGQVIHDFSFAMIVGVVIGTYSSIFVASPIVLEWELRSDPKKRSGRKSR from the coding sequence ATGCAATTTTTTCAGAACCTCAAAATTGATCTGATCGGAAAACGTAACATCGCCTATGTTGTTTCAGGTGTCCTTATACTCATTGGCTTAATTTCTCTCGTCATTCAAGGCGGTCCACGTTACGGGATTGATTTTACAGGTGGAACTTCATTACACCTGGCCTTTGAAAAGTCGATTTCCGCGGAGCAAATACGTGAATCGCTTACAGATATCGGTCTGGCGGATGCTGAAATTAAGCAGATGGGGACTGCTGAAGAAAATGAAATCATGATTCGAGTGGAACAGCAGCACGAAGGCGCAGAGACAGCTGGTCTGGTTGAAACAGAACTGGGCAATGATCTGTCGGATAATCCGTATGAGATCATCTCGGTACAGGAAGTCGGCCCCAAAATTGGAGGAGAGCTTCGGCGAGCAGCGATCATGGCTGTTCTCATCTCCCTGCTTGGCATTTTGATTTATATCAGCTGGCGGTTCGAGTTTAAATTTGCCGTCGGTGCGGTAGCGGCTCTCTTTCATGATGTTTTGATCACACTTGGCATATTTTCACTGCTCAACCTGGAAATATCGCTTGCAGTGGTAGCCGCTTTCCTGACCATTGTCGGTTATTCGCTCAATGATACCATTGTGGTGTATGACCGAATTCGTGAGAATATGAAAACTCTTAGACGTGAAACGTTTCCAAACCTGGTGAATATCAGTCTGAATCAAACGATCAGTCGAACCGTTATCACTTCAGTCACAACTTTGTTTGTGCTGTTGGTTCTGTTCCTGTTCGGCGGCCAGGTCATTCATGATTTTTCTTTTGCCATGATTGTTGGTGTTGTGATTGGAACGTATTCTTCTATTTTTGTGGCCAGTCCTATTGTTTTAGAGTGGGAGTTGCGTTCTGATCCGAAAAAACGCTCGGGCCGTAAATCTCGATAG
- the secD gene encoding protein translocase subunit SecD: MQRKHVTRLIFIVALIILAVVSLYPTFQLGDLQEKESELFSELNAMTGLSQVQLTDALVTGELANLVRKNVSADSQEIALETADNLIELNQKIDKVSAKAIRQGLDLRGGTYLVYETDLPELLQDLAKNPDGRLEEIIQESRQAVESEGVDFFVALEQSFEKRDLAMNRYFGRKGETPDEIIRDLKLEAEDAIDRTLEVLRNRINQFGVSEPSITKQGDRRIEIQLAGIQNIQRAKRLIGQTALLEFRLVKEADMVWSILDDIDRVLRSQRAGKEILDDVETETDTTFEEGEVADESEVSLEELFGDQDTMSEEEDTTVVVDEKTFSEKPFTSLLRRLSGQANYIAVPAKNLNAVQRIIQLPEVQDVIPNDTEFVFGRWPINFNEQEFHKLYLLNKEPELLGKMLTDASVQISGGDASLTAGNPQVQMELNNEGAKIFARVTGMNVGRQLAVVLDGKVASAPNIDEKIPTGSAVIRGSFSMDEAKDLALVLRAGALPAPVYAITENTVGPSLGRDSVQRGQLSAVIGLALVVVFMVIYYRASGLVADFALLLNILFVFAVMAGFHATLTLPGIAGIILTVGMAVDANVLIFERIREELRGGKTVQAALDSGYGRAFTTILDANVTTLITAIVLYSFGTGPIQGFALTLSIGIVASMFTAIVVTRLVFELVLARYKIKTLSI, from the coding sequence ATGCAACGAAAACATGTGACACGGTTGATATTTATAGTTGCTTTAATCATTCTTGCAGTGGTGTCGTTATACCCGACGTTTCAGCTGGGTGATCTGCAGGAAAAGGAATCGGAATTATTCAGTGAATTGAACGCCATGACCGGTCTTTCCCAGGTCCAATTGACGGATGCGTTGGTAACCGGTGAATTGGCAAATCTTGTGCGTAAAAACGTATCTGCAGATTCTCAGGAAATCGCACTGGAGACCGCTGATAATCTGATTGAATTGAACCAAAAAATTGATAAAGTCAGCGCCAAAGCCATACGACAGGGTCTTGATCTGCGGGGCGGCACTTATCTTGTTTATGAAACCGATCTGCCTGAACTGCTTCAGGATTTGGCCAAGAACCCCGACGGACGCCTGGAAGAGATCATTCAGGAATCGCGTCAAGCCGTTGAATCAGAGGGTGTGGATTTTTTCGTCGCTTTGGAACAGAGTTTTGAAAAGCGCGATCTTGCCATGAATCGTTATTTTGGCCGCAAGGGTGAAACCCCTGATGAAATTATCCGGGACCTGAAACTGGAAGCTGAAGATGCCATTGATCGAACGCTGGAAGTTCTGCGTAACCGCATTAATCAGTTTGGCGTCTCCGAGCCTTCTATTACCAAACAGGGCGACCGGCGTATAGAGATACAATTGGCGGGTATTCAGAATATCCAACGCGCCAAACGCCTTATCGGTCAGACCGCTTTACTGGAATTCAGGTTGGTAAAAGAAGCAGATATGGTGTGGTCGATTCTGGATGACATTGACCGCGTGTTGCGTTCGCAGCGCGCCGGTAAAGAAATTCTTGATGATGTAGAAACTGAAACCGATACAACCTTTGAAGAAGGAGAGGTCGCGGACGAATCCGAAGTTTCACTCGAAGAATTATTCGGTGATCAGGATACGATGTCTGAAGAAGAGGATACAACGGTTGTTGTTGACGAAAAGACCTTTTCCGAAAAACCGTTCACCTCGCTGCTCCGCCGTTTATCCGGACAGGCCAATTATATCGCGGTTCCGGCTAAGAATTTGAACGCCGTCCAACGTATCATTCAACTGCCGGAAGTTCAGGATGTGATTCCCAATGATACGGAATTTGTCTTTGGACGCTGGCCGATTAATTTTAATGAACAGGAATTTCACAAACTCTACTTGTTGAACAAAGAACCTGAACTTTTAGGAAAAATGCTAACGGACGCCAGTGTGCAAATCTCCGGCGGTGATGCGAGTTTGACCGCGGGGAATCCCCAGGTGCAAATGGAGTTGAACAACGAAGGCGCCAAGATATTTGCACGCGTTACCGGTATGAATGTCGGCCGTCAATTGGCGGTTGTGCTGGACGGTAAAGTCGCTTCCGCGCCGAATATTGATGAGAAAATCCCCACCGGCAGTGCGGTTATCCGCGGCTCGTTCTCCATGGACGAGGCTAAGGACCTGGCTCTGGTGCTTCGTGCCGGTGCGCTGCCCGCTCCGGTGTATGCAATCACTGAGAACACGGTCGGACCGTCCCTGGGACGCGATTCCGTTCAGAGAGGACAACTATCCGCTGTGATCGGATTGGCCCTTGTGGTTGTGTTTATGGTCATTTATTACCGCGCATCCGGCCTTGTCGCTGATTTTGCGTTGCTGCTAAATATATTATTTGTTTTTGCCGTGATGGCCGGATTTCATGCAACCTTGACCCTGCCGGGTATTGCCGGCATTATTTTAACGGTTGGTATGGCTGTTGATGCCAATGTGCTGATATTTGAACGTATACGCGAAGAGTTGCGCGGGGGGAAAACCGTACAGGCAGCGCTTGACAGCGGCTATGGGCGTGCGTTCACAACGATTCTGGATGCCAATGTCACCACTCTGATCACCGCTATTGTTCTTTACAGTTTCGGCACAGGGCCCATCCAGGGATTTGCATTGACGCTGTCTATCGGTATCGTTGCCAGTATGTTCACGGCTATTGTTGTCACGCGTCTGGTATTTGAACTGGTTCTGGCTCGTTATAAAATTAAAACATTAAGTATTTAA
- the selA gene encoding L-seryl-tRNA(Sec) selenium transferase, whose protein sequence is MNPLSIIPPVDDLLNTSEAVALIDEYGKQSVKAAIQSELVQIRKKIINKSGQTTRAALIEHILKSIRENLTFEFRSRLGYVINATGIILHTGLGRAPLSESAGEHIQHVIKGYSNLELDMESGKRGDRMTHIRDLLCKLAGSEDALVVNNNAAAVFLSLNTLACGKEVLVSRGELVEIGGSFRIPDIMHKSGVIMHEVGTTNKTKLSDYKNGVSEHTGAVMVAHTSNYRITGFTETVALNELCDVAHSHNMPVIHDLGAGVIHDLRAFNLPYEPLVQHSLHAGVDVVTFSGDKVLGGPQSGILVGSRYYLEQIFENPIMRAVRCGKLTLAGLEGTLKLFFKAEFPQNHKSMQLLTDSVEHIVEKAEYIVSRLHTDIRTRYRVKIETCTSQPGSGALPTEELPSRAIVLEHSSPHKVAEHLRKSDPPVIPYIYKGLVFLNLRTVDKTELEPLTNVLNQL, encoded by the coding sequence ATGAATCCATTGAGCATAATACCGCCTGTCGACGACCTTTTAAATACATCCGAGGCCGTCGCTCTAATAGACGAGTACGGCAAACAGTCCGTCAAAGCTGCCATACAATCCGAACTGGTGCAAATACGAAAAAAGATAATAAACAAATCGGGTCAAACGACAAGAGCAGCATTAATTGAACACATTCTGAAAAGTATCCGGGAAAACCTGACTTTTGAATTCCGCTCACGCCTCGGCTATGTGATCAATGCGACGGGGATCATTCTGCACACCGGATTGGGCCGCGCGCCTCTTTCGGAATCCGCCGGAGAGCATATCCAACACGTCATAAAGGGATATTCAAATCTCGAACTGGATATGGAAAGCGGCAAACGCGGCGACAGAATGACTCATATCCGGGACCTGTTGTGCAAACTTGCAGGTTCTGAAGACGCCCTGGTCGTGAATAATAACGCCGCGGCGGTTTTCCTGAGCCTGAACACACTGGCCTGCGGCAAAGAGGTTCTGGTGTCCCGGGGGGAATTGGTGGAAATCGGCGGATCATTCCGAATCCCTGATATCATGCATAAAAGCGGTGTGATCATGCATGAAGTCGGTACAACCAATAAAACCAAACTCTCTGATTATAAAAATGGTGTATCTGAACACACCGGGGCTGTCATGGTCGCACATACATCCAATTACCGAATAACCGGATTTACAGAGACCGTCGCCTTGAACGAGCTTTGTGATGTCGCACACTCGCATAACATGCCGGTGATTCACGATCTGGGAGCCGGTGTGATACATGACTTGAGAGCATTCAATTTACCGTATGAGCCCCTTGTTCAGCACAGTCTTCACGCCGGTGTTGATGTGGTCACATTCAGCGGTGATAAGGTTCTGGGGGGACCCCAATCCGGTATTCTCGTCGGGTCCCGTTATTATCTCGAGCAGATTTTTGAAAATCCGATTATGCGCGCGGTCAGATGCGGAAAACTGACGCTGGCAGGATTGGAAGGCACATTAAAACTCTTTTTCAAGGCTGAATTCCCCCAAAATCATAAAAGTATGCAACTGTTAACAGATTCTGTTGAACATATTGTAGAAAAAGCAGAATACATAGTATCCCGACTGCATACCGACATCCGGACTCGCTACCGGGTCAAGATTGAAACATGCACAAGCCAGCCCGGCAGCGGCGCGCTGCCCACTGAAGAACTGCCCAGCCGGGCCATCGTACTCGAGCATTCATCACCGCACAAAGTCGCCGAACACTTGCGGAAAAGCGATCCGCCTGTCATTCCATATATCTACAAAGGCCTTGTTTTTTTAAATTTACGTACGGTTGACAAAACCGAACTGGAACCATTAACAAACGTTCTAAATCAGCTATAA
- a CDS encoding T9SS type A sorting domain-containing protein, whose amino-acid sequence MKGMLRTLVLCCLTFVASTVQAEITPEMFENPESTQFPMQIYVTSVSIDAGFNETNLVAGDKIGAFDTVEGNEICVGMKTLTSSYTSMDVNESILWFEAYKAERSSGLITELGFIEGHRIKLAVYKAAEDEVYVFNDEELTNLDPSTSEEIPIDSLKYEGQGTAAVEINAEELDLDLSVNDETMGDILAKFTQSAAYSAADPSYNVQKGDTVWLAAASKDAVLYEFIEWTWDAESDTNETVVFIMEEDESYTANFEQVIPVELAAFSVTQSVDGVLLTWQTATETNNYGFQIQRAGASQADWQVIGFVPGAGTSSAAKEYSFLDTVPASDRSYYYRLKQVDTDGSFEYSPVREFKAVPHEFALQQNFPNPFNPQTTISYELKKETHVTLEVYDLLGKRIQVLIDRTMPAGSHHITLNASQMSAGTYFYKMSTGPYTKIRKMTLIK is encoded by the coding sequence ATGAAAGGTATGTTGAGGACTTTGGTGCTGTGCTGCCTTACTTTTGTAGCAAGTACAGTACAAGCGGAGATTACTCCCGAGATGTTTGAGAATCCCGAGAGTACACAATTCCCCATGCAGATATATGTAACCAGTGTTTCTATTGATGCGGGTTTTAATGAAACGAATCTGGTTGCCGGAGACAAAATAGGCGCGTTCGACACGGTAGAAGGTAATGAAATATGTGTCGGTATGAAAACACTGACAAGTTCATACACCAGCATGGATGTGAATGAAAGTATACTCTGGTTTGAAGCTTACAAGGCGGAACGATCCAGTGGTCTCATTACTGAACTGGGATTTATTGAGGGTCACAGGATTAAACTGGCCGTCTACAAGGCGGCTGAAGATGAAGTTTATGTGTTCAATGATGAAGAATTGACCAATCTTGACCCTTCCACCTCTGAGGAAATACCGATTGATTCATTAAAATATGAAGGTCAAGGCACTGCTGCCGTGGAAATCAATGCAGAGGAACTGGATCTTGATCTCAGCGTGAATGACGAAACGATGGGTGATATTCTTGCCAAATTCACCCAGTCGGCTGCCTATTCGGCGGCTGATCCTTCCTATAACGTCCAGAAAGGTGATACCGTCTGGCTGGCCGCAGCCAGCAAAGATGCTGTACTGTATGAATTTATCGAATGGACGTGGGATGCAGAGTCGGACACCAATGAAACGGTCGTTTTCATTATGGAAGAAGACGAGTCCTATACCGCAAATTTTGAACAGGTCATCCCGGTCGAATTGGCGGCTTTTTCGGTCACACAAAGCGTTGACGGTGTCCTGCTGACCTGGCAGACAGCGACGGAAACCAACAATTATGGATTTCAGATTCAGCGAGCCGGCGCAAGTCAGGCTGATTGGCAAGTCATCGGGTTTGTGCCCGGCGCCGGGACGTCCAGCGCTGCAAAAGAATATTCTTTTCTGGATACTGTGCCCGCCTCAGACCGGAGTTATTACTATCGCCTGAAACAGGTGGATACGGATGGAAGTTTTGAGTATTCTCCGGTTCGCGAGTTCAAGGCTGTTCCCCATGAATTTGCCTTGCAGCAAAATTTTCCGAATCCGTTCAATCCCCAAACCACCATCTCTTATGAGTTGAAAAAAGAGACGCATGTCACCCTGGAAGTCTATGATCTGCTGGGTAAACGTATTCAGGTACTCATTGATCGCACGATGCCCGCCGGGTCTCATCATATCACCCTGAATGCTTCACAGATGAGCGCCGGTACGTATTTTTACAAAATGAGTACCGGGCCGTATACAAAAATCAGAAAAATGACTTTGATTAAATAG
- a CDS encoding FlgD immunoglobulin-like domain containing protein yields the protein MSIKYFVLIVCLLAGMAKGQHFKPPDQNPYQPMTIYVIEATYNGRHMVSGDEIAVFNPDTLLVDSFVLEQQLAPAPDEYEILRAGLSDSNTVGFNEGDTLRFRFWDFSDQKETIIDYDDIEFLNANTGEPVDGIYRTEMSSIAIKIHHGGAHSHVSEAEQVNNDFRLDANVPNPFNPVTTLCYSLSRTGHVALNIFDLTGRHIRELVNDIQRNGTYSVQWDGTDEQGIPVASGMFFYRLSTDMYQETRKMSLIR from the coding sequence TTGAGCATCAAGTATTTTGTTTTAATTGTATGTTTGCTCGCCGGTATGGCGAAAGGACAGCATTTCAAGCCACCGGATCAAAATCCGTATCAACCCATGACCATTTATGTGATCGAAGCGACATATAACGGTCGGCATATGGTTAGCGGTGATGAAATTGCTGTTTTTAACCCGGATACGCTTTTGGTTGATTCTTTTGTGTTGGAACAACAATTGGCCCCGGCTCCTGATGAATACGAGATTTTACGAGCGGGGTTGAGTGATTCAAATACGGTGGGTTTTAATGAAGGCGATACGCTTCGGTTCAGGTTTTGGGATTTTTCTGATCAAAAAGAAACGATAATTGATTATGATGATATTGAGTTTTTGAATGCCAATACCGGTGAACCTGTAGATGGGATTTACAGAACAGAAATGAGTTCAATTGCAATAAAAATTCACCATGGCGGAGCACATAGCCATGTAAGTGAAGCAGAACAGGTTAACAATGATTTTAGATTAGATGCAAATGTTCCAAACCCATTCAATCCGGTGACCACTCTTTGCTATTCACTGTCTCGAACCGGTCATGTGGCTTTAAATATATTCGACCTGACGGGAAGGCATATACGGGAGCTGGTGAACGATATCCAGAGGAATGGGACCTATTCTGTACAATGGGACGGAACTGATGAGCAGGGTATTCCCGTCGCATCCGGGATGTTTTTTTACAGATTATCAACGGACATGTATCAGGAAACCCGGAAAATGTCCCTGATACGGTGA
- a CDS encoding FlgD immunoglobulin-like domain containing protein produces MLKILRIIRRHGNEQDVENQWRLQGSPNEYDNAEYVDQPSPVIINRNSLGGLRSEGALFTLGLEESVITNTHFRDELIWLGKNPYQVLTAYVTDANLEAGVPMEYGDEIAIYDNDMCVGYSQLSAVISPQNPLTITCSADDETTPDKDGFTPGHEVTVRVWDQSQQQEYIVPVVDFFKVNVDEYVNPATPNTYIFDYRQSVRIEFTMADAMYNQYIEFSKAGWHIFSLAVNPTGSHNMFDTNGSDGILNQIESNLEKVQGGPGIGSIEVLFGQWQNFIGNWQPEQGYYINVDGPCVLHVSGTRLETPLNISLNDGWNIVSYPCLGSSQDAQQFFQTLINQGVFVKALDERGNPLEELFFSGWQNKIGNVQAGEGYYVKVDGGGTFTVNCPSSTPKAVAEQTVEQMPQYFEMERMDNPYKPMAVYVTEAKVNDYDVQVGDEIAVYDGETLVGAAVVSQPVSKEQPLLIKASATDGNAPGFVQGHAMTFKLWSKAENKLLNIDAKAVQYSDPKTGESMAPALFSQMGTAVVNINTKVAQQAELPEDFALEQNYPNPFNPSTSIHYALPADNQVTVQIFDVTGKLVTTLVNTQQKAGYHTVVWNGTDRYGNQVATGIYFYHLKSGDFTQTRKMMFAK; encoded by the coding sequence ATGTTGAAGATCCTGCGTATCATTCGTCGTCACGGTAATGAACAGGATGTTGAGAACCAGTGGCGGCTACAGGGTAGCCCGAATGAATACGACAACGCTGAATATGTTGATCAGCCCAGTCCGGTTATCATCAACCGCAATTCTCTGGGCGGTTTGAGATCCGAAGGCGCCTTGTTCACCCTGGGGCTGGAAGAGTCAGTCATTACCAACACGCACTTTCGTGACGAGTTGATCTGGCTCGGTAAAAACCCCTATCAGGTGCTGACGGCTTACGTCACAGACGCCAATCTTGAAGCGGGTGTTCCTATGGAATACGGCGATGAAATTGCGATTTATGATAATGATATGTGCGTAGGCTATAGCCAGCTAAGCGCTGTTATATCACCTCAGAATCCGCTGACGATTACCTGTTCAGCTGATGATGAAACCACGCCTGATAAAGACGGGTTTACCCCCGGACACGAGGTTACGGTTCGAGTGTGGGATCAAAGTCAGCAGCAGGAATATATCGTACCGGTTGTCGATTTCTTTAAAGTGAATGTGGATGAATATGTCAATCCCGCAACACCGAATACGTATATATTTGATTACAGACAGTCTGTCCGGATTGAGTTTACGATGGCGGACGCCATGTACAACCAGTATATTGAATTCAGCAAAGCCGGTTGGCATATCTTCTCATTGGCTGTCAATCCTACCGGCAGTCATAATATGTTCGATACAAACGGCTCGGACGGTATTCTGAATCAAATTGAATCCAATCTTGAAAAAGTACAAGGCGGTCCCGGTATCGGTTCTATTGAAGTACTTTTCGGTCAATGGCAGAACTTTATCGGGAACTGGCAGCCGGAACAGGGCTATTATATCAATGTTGACGGCCCCTGCGTGCTGCATGTCAGCGGAACCCGTTTGGAGACTCCGTTAAATATATCGCTGAATGATGGATGGAACATTGTCAGCTATCCCTGCCTGGGTTCAAGTCAGGATGCGCAGCAATTCTTCCAGACTCTCATCAATCAGGGTGTATTTGTCAAGGCTCTGGATGAAAGAGGTAATCCATTGGAAGAACTGTTCTTCTCAGGCTGGCAGAACAAAATCGGTAATGTTCAGGCGGGTGAAGGCTATTACGTCAAAGTCGATGGCGGCGGTACGTTCACTGTCAATTGTCCCAGCAGTACTCCCAAGGCAGTTGCTGAACAAACTGTGGAACAGATGCCGCAATACTTTGAGATGGAACGTATGGACAATCCATACAAGCCTATGGCCGTCTATGTCACGGAAGCCAAAGTGAATGACTATGATGTTCAGGTCGGTGATGAAATCGCGGTTTATGACGGCGAAACACTCGTCGGCGCCGCTGTGGTCAGTCAGCCGGTTTCCAAGGAACAGCCATTGCTGATCAAAGCATCTGCTACTGACGGAAATGCTCCGGGATTCGTTCAAGGTCACGCGATGACATTTAAACTGTGGAGCAAGGCGGAAAACAAACTGCTGAACATTGACGCCAAAGCTGTACAGTACAGCGACCCGAAAACCGGTGAATCCATGGCTCCGGCTCTGTTCTCGCAAATGGGAACCGCAGTTGTCAATATCAACACAAAAGTTGCACAACAGGCGGAACTGCCCGAGGATTTTGCGCTTGAACAGAATTACCCGAATCCGTTCAATCCGTCTACCAGCATTCATTATGCTCTGCCCGCGGATAACCAGGTAACCGTTCAGATCTTTGATGTGACCGGTAAATTGGTGACCACTCTGGTGAACACTCAGCAAAAAGCCGGTTATCACACCGTGGTCTGGAACGGTACGGATCGTTACGGCAATCAGGTTGCAACCGGTATTTACTTTTACCACCTGAAATCCGGTGACTTTACTCAAACCCGTAAAATGATGTTTGCAAAATAA
- a CDS encoding HD domain-containing protein has translation MLTPQPSVGLSLMDETGIFKVILPEIEKLKGVEQIGKHRHKDVFDHTLKVVDNIAQVSKDPRLLITALFHDIAKPATKAYVPSVGWTFHGHEEVGARIFERLGKRLRLSNDTIQYVSKLIRLHLRPISLSEEGVTDSAIRRLIFKAGNDIDDLISLCRADITSGNPKRVKQHLGNFDWVVERIQKVEAKDHIREFQPPVRGDEIMRVCGIPPGPSVGNIKNAIQDAILNGDIPNEHEAAYEYMLKIKDRYLSRSRRNHQSG, from the coding sequence TTGCTCACGCCCCAACCGTCTGTCGGACTTTCTCTGATGGACGAAACCGGCATATTCAAAGTTATTCTCCCTGAAATCGAAAAGCTTAAAGGGGTCGAACAAATCGGCAAACATCGCCATAAAGACGTTTTTGATCATACACTCAAAGTTGTGGACAATATTGCGCAAGTCAGTAAAGATCCGCGCCTGTTAATCACAGCGCTCTTTCATGATATTGCCAAACCGGCCACAAAAGCCTATGTCCCTTCTGTTGGGTGGACCTTTCACGGACACGAAGAAGTGGGCGCCCGCATCTTTGAACGTCTGGGCAAACGCCTGCGCCTGTCCAATGACACCATTCAATATGTCAGCAAATTGATCAGACTGCATCTTCGGCCCATCAGCCTGTCCGAGGAAGGCGTAACTGACAGCGCCATCCGGCGTCTCATTTTCAAAGCCGGAAATGACATTGACGATCTGATCAGTCTGTGCCGCGCGGATATCACCTCGGGAAATCCCAAACGCGTCAAGCAGCATCTGGGCAACTTTGATTGGGTTGTAGAGCGCATTCAAAAAGTCGAAGCAAAAGACCATATCCGCGAATTTCAACCGCCGGTTCGCGGCGACGAGATCATGCGGGTTTGCGGCATTCCGCCCGGCCCGTCGGTGGGCAATATTAAAAATGCCATTCAGGACGCCATATTGAACGGCGACATTCCAAACGAGCATGAGGCAGCATACGAATATATGCTGAAAATTAAAGACCGCTATCTTTCCCGGTCCCGGAGAAACCATCAGTCGGGGTGA
- a CDS encoding MauE/DoxX family redox-associated membrane protein, which produces MNDIENYRLIPPLVIKLTAIVLPWLELVCAVLLILNRWVRPTALILIGLNIVFMAAISSALIRGLDIECGCFSGDSNVGVMRLVEDAVLLAAAVLLYRLERTHPD; this is translated from the coding sequence TTGAATGATATTGAAAATTATCGTTTGATCCCGCCGCTGGTGATAAAGCTGACGGCAATTGTTCTTCCCTGGCTTGAGCTGGTCTGTGCGGTATTGCTGATACTGAACCGGTGGGTGAGGCCGACAGCTCTGATACTCATAGGATTGAATATTGTATTTATGGCAGCGATTTCATCTGCATTGATTCGAGGTCTGGACATCGAGTGCGGATGTTTTTCGGGTGACTCGAATGTCGGAGTCATGCGGCTGGTAGAGGATGCCGTACTATTGGCGGCAGCTGTCCTGCTTTACCGGTTGGAGCGCACTCACCCCGACTGA
- a CDS encoding rhodanese-like domain-containing protein, translated as MSMIKITAILALSVLLGFISNSINPNGISLFEQEQKEFKFDAPPAQPVSVSRSDLKQMIQKDACLILDARLPDAYNDAHIPGAVNIPFERLGMVYDKIQTLPKEKWLITYCDSPECDLGELLADELYNLGYEYVGYYKSGIEEWKQTEQVAHE; from the coding sequence ATGAGTATGATAAAAATAACGGCGATTCTGGCGCTCTCTGTTTTATTGGGATTCATTTCCAATTCTATCAATCCCAATGGTATTTCTTTGTTTGAGCAGGAGCAGAAAGAATTCAAGTTCGATGCGCCGCCGGCTCAACCGGTATCTGTGAGCCGGTCTGATCTGAAACAAATGATACAAAAAGACGCTTGTTTGATTCTGGATGCCCGACTGCCCGATGCCTATAACGACGCTCATATTCCTGGCGCTGTCAATATTCCTTTTGAACGTCTGGGAATGGTCTATGATAAAATTCAAACCCTGCCAAAGGAAAAGTGGTTGATCACGTATTGTGACAGTCCCGAATGTGATCTCGGCGAGTTGCTGGCTGATGAACTGTACAATTTAGGATACGAATACGTCGGCTATTATAAAAGCGGAATTGAGGAGTGGAAACAAACTGAGCAGGTTGCGCATGAATGA